The following proteins are co-located in the Solea solea chromosome 21, fSolSol10.1, whole genome shotgun sequence genome:
- the LOC131448977 gene encoding inactive rhomboid protein 1-like isoform X1, with product MDEPGSRNSSLQRKKPPWLKLDIPTIQLTPDDSSTHLQPVKRLRSVSMPGENPQSRIAALETSNNYLRPPLERQPSFTQSIRSEKRVRFKRVNTVPPKGQRSPRRVSTIRRRSCIPKILTRRRSSIPKQIIRGTADWFGVSKDSDSTQRWRRKSLQHCGHLYGGLKPQVMREMELQSQDNLSLASTETPPPLYLPPHHPSHHHCGMQRIVDPLARGRAFRMVEEVDGVGVPHTPITPGTASLCSFSSSRSALNRLPRRRKRESVAVMSLKAAAALMKGRTLGDAAAGRQRRRSFMPPSFFEDDTVDFSDDLDTSFFTRDGLHDEMSTYADEVFETQSEAALKHVDESELTGSALDKNELERSHLMLPLERGWRKTKDSSLVQPKPRLKQEVVSINSHQQRGQRIALPVKKLFAREKRPYGLGMVGRLTNRTYRKRIDSFVKRQLEDMDDHRPIFTYWITFVHLLITILAVAIYGIAPVGFSQHETVDSVLRNKGVYENVRFVQQQNFWVGPSSEALIHLGAKFSPCMRQDEEIQKLIREKRVRERESGCCVRNDRSGCLQTLQEECSSTLAVWVKWPQHTSAPSVNGELRQHGAVCHQDPRICLEPASVTPHEWPDDITKWPVCTRYNSGNHTNLPHIDCTITGRPCCIGTKGRCEITSREYCEFMRGYFHEEATLCSQVACMDDVCGLLPFLNPEIPDQFSRLWLSLFLHAGILHCLVSVLFQMTVLRDIEKLAGWLRISIIYMLSGVTGNLASAIFLPYRAEVGPAGSQFGILACLFVELFQSWQILERPWWAFAKLLAISVFFFSFGLLPWIDNFAHICGFVSGFFLSFAFLPYISFGRSDMYRKRVQICVFLLVFLALLAALAVLFYVYPVKCEWCEYLTCIPITDKFCEKYDLNAHLL from the exons ATGGATGAGCCGggcagcaggaacagcagcctGCAGAGGAAgaagccaccatggctcaaacTGGACATTCCCACCATCCAGCTCACACCGGACGACTCGTCCACACACCTACag ccaGTAAAGCGCCTGCGCAGTGTCAGCATGCCGGGGGAAAACCCTCAGAGCCGCATCGCTGCCTTGGAAACTTCAAATAACTACCTCAGACCTCCACTGGAGAGACAGCCCTCCTTCACGCAGTCTATCAGGAG TGAGAAAAGGGTGCGCTTTAAGCGCGTCAACACCGTTCCACCGAAGGGCCAGAGGAGCCCGAGGAGGGTGTCGACCATTCGAAGGCGGTCCTGCATTCCCAAAATACTGACCCGGCGGCGTTCATCTATACCCAAACAGATTATCAG GGGTACGGCCGACTGGTTTGGGGTGAGCAAAGACAGCGACAGTACCCAgcgatggaggaggaagagcctGCAGCACTGCGGCCACCTGTACGGGGGTCTGAAGCCTCAGGTGATGAGGGAAATGGAGCTGCAGAGTCAGGACAACCTCTCCCTGGCCAGCACTGAGACCCCTCCTCCCCTTTACCTCCCACCCCACCACCCCAGTCACCACCACTGTGGCATGCAGAGG ATTGTCGACCCCCTGGCACGGGGTCGTGCCTTCCGCATGGTGGAAGAGGTAGACGGCGTCGGCGTTCCACATACTCCCATCACACCCGGCACCGCCTCCCTCTGCTCCTTTTCAAGCTCCCGCTCGGCTCTCAACCGGTTGCCACGGCGACGCAAGCGGGAGTCTGTCGCTGTCATGAGCCTCAAAGCTGCGGCAGCACTTATGAAG gGTCGGACATTAGGAGACGCCGCCGCAGGGAGACAGCGAAGACGCAGTTTCATGCCGCCTAGTTTCTTTGAAGATGACACTGTGGACTTTTCCGACGATCTGGACACTTCCTTCTTCACCAGA gaCGGCCTGCACGATGAGATGTCGACGTATGCCGACGAGGTTTTCGAAACCCAATCAGAAGCCGCCCTCAAACACGTGGATGAGAGCGAGCTCACAGGAAGTGCGCTGGATAAGAATGAACTGGAGCGGAGTCACCTGATGCT GCCTTTGGAGCGAGGCTGGCGCAAGACGAAAGACAGCTCTCTGGTCCAACCTAAACCGCGTCTGAAGCAGGAGGTGGTCAGCATCAACAGCCACCAGCAGCGGGGACAGCGCATCGCGTTACCCGTTAAGAAGCTCTTTGCCCGAGAGAAGAGGCCGTACGGACTCGGCATGGTCGGCCGCCTCACCAACCGGACGTACCGCAAGCGCATCGACAGCTTTGTCAAACGGCAGCTTGAGGACATGGATGATCACAG GCCTATCTTCACATACTGGATCACGTTTGTCCATTTGCTCATCACTATTCTGGCTGTGGCTATCTACGGCATTGCTCCAGTGGGCTTTTCCCAACATGAAACTGTGGATTCT GTGTTGAGGAACAAAGGAGTTTATGAAAACGTGAGGTTTGTGCAACAACAGAACTTCTGGGTCGGTCCAAGCTCA GAGGCACTGATCCACCTGGGGGCCAAGTTTTCCCCGTGCATGCGGCAAGACGAAGAGATCCAGAAACTGATCCGGGAGAAGAGAGTGCGAGAGCGGGAGTCCGGCTGCTGTGTGAGGAACGATCGCTCCGGGTGCCTGCAGACGTTACAAGAGGAGTGTTCG AGTACGCTGGCAGTGTGGGTGAAGTGGCCTCAGCACACGAGTGCTCCGTCTGTGAACGGTGAACTACGGCAGCACGGTGCAGTCTGCCATCAGGACCCCAG aattTGCCTGGAGCCTGCCTCGGTTACACCTCATGAGTGGCCGGATGACATCACCAAGTGGCCG GTTTGTACAAGGTACAACTCTGGGAACCACACCAACCTTCCCCACATAGACTGCACGATCACAGGCCGGCCCTGTTGCATCGGAACCAAAGGGCG ATGTGAAATCACTTCCAGAGAATACTGTGAATTTATGCGAGGATACTTCCATGAGGAGGCGACTCTCTGCTCACAG GTTGCCTGTATGGATGATGTGTGTGGTCTGCTGCCTTTTCTCAACCCAGAGATCCCAGACCAGTTCTCCAGACTCTGGCTGTCTCTCTTCCTTCATGCTGG GATCCTGCACTGCCTGGTGTCGGTGTTGTTCCAGATGACCGTGCTGAGGGACATAGAGAAGCTGGCCGGCTGGCTGAGGATCTCCATCATCTACATGCTGAGCGGCGTCACTGGCAACTTGGCCTCAGCCATCTTCCTGCCGTACAGAGCAGAG GTGGGTCCTGCAGGCAGCCAGTTTGGTATCCTGGCCTGTCTGTTTGTGGAGCTGTTTCAGAGCTGGCAGATCCTGGAGAGACCGTGGTGGGCGTTCGCGAAGCTGCTGGCCATCtcggtcttcttcttctccttcggTCTGCTCCCGTGGATCGACAACTTTGCTCACATCTGCGGCTTTGTGTCGGGGTTCTTCCTCTCCTTCGCGTTCTTGCCGTACATCAG TTTCGGGCGATCAGATATGTACCGTAAGCGGGTCCAGATCTGCGTCTTCTTGCTGGtcttcctggctctgctggCGGCTCTGGCCGTGCTCTTCTACGTTTACCCCGTGAAGTGCGAGTGGTGCGAGTATCTCACGTGCATCCCCATCACCGACAAGTTCTGTGAGAAGTACGACTTAAACGCTCACCTCCTCTGA
- the LOC131448977 gene encoding inactive rhomboid protein 1-like isoform X5 yields the protein MTQILNLSWSSLDRGTADWFGVSKDSDSTQRWRRKSLQHCGHLYGGLKPQVMREMELQSQDNLSLASTETPPPLYLPPHHPSHHHCGMQRIVDPLARGRAFRMVEEVDGVGVPHTPITPGTASLCSFSSSRSALNRLPRRRKRESVAVMSLKAAAALMKGRTLGDAAAGRQRRRSFMPPSFFEDDTVDFSDDLDTSFFTRDGLHDEMSTYADEVFETQSEAALKHVDESELTGSALDKNELERSHLMLPLERGWRKTKDSSLVQPKPRLKQEVVSINSHQQRGQRIALPVKKLFAREKRPYGLGMVGRLTNRTYRKRIDSFVKRQLEDMDDHRPIFTYWITFVHLLITILAVAIYGIAPVGFSQHETVDSVLRNKGVYENVRFVQQQNFWVGPSSEALIHLGAKFSPCMRQDEEIQKLIREKRVRERESGCCVRNDRSGCLQTLQEECSSTLAVWVKWPQHTSAPSVNGELRQHGAVCHQDPRICLEPASVTPHEWPDDITKWPVCTRYNSGNHTNLPHIDCTITGRPCCIGTKGRCEITSREYCEFMRGYFHEEATLCSQVACMDDVCGLLPFLNPEIPDQFSRLWLSLFLHAGILHCLVSVLFQMTVLRDIEKLAGWLRISIIYMLSGVTGNLASAIFLPYRAEVGPAGSQFGILACLFVELFQSWQILERPWWAFAKLLAISVFFFSFGLLPWIDNFAHICGFVSGFFLSFAFLPYISFGRSDMYRKRVQICVFLLVFLALLAALAVLFYVYPVKCEWCEYLTCIPITDKFCEKYDLNAHLL from the exons ATGACCCAGATCCTGAACCTCTCCTGGAGCTCACTGGACAG GGGTACGGCCGACTGGTTTGGGGTGAGCAAAGACAGCGACAGTACCCAgcgatggaggaggaagagcctGCAGCACTGCGGCCACCTGTACGGGGGTCTGAAGCCTCAGGTGATGAGGGAAATGGAGCTGCAGAGTCAGGACAACCTCTCCCTGGCCAGCACTGAGACCCCTCCTCCCCTTTACCTCCCACCCCACCACCCCAGTCACCACCACTGTGGCATGCAGAGG ATTGTCGACCCCCTGGCACGGGGTCGTGCCTTCCGCATGGTGGAAGAGGTAGACGGCGTCGGCGTTCCACATACTCCCATCACACCCGGCACCGCCTCCCTCTGCTCCTTTTCAAGCTCCCGCTCGGCTCTCAACCGGTTGCCACGGCGACGCAAGCGGGAGTCTGTCGCTGTCATGAGCCTCAAAGCTGCGGCAGCACTTATGAAG gGTCGGACATTAGGAGACGCCGCCGCAGGGAGACAGCGAAGACGCAGTTTCATGCCGCCTAGTTTCTTTGAAGATGACACTGTGGACTTTTCCGACGATCTGGACACTTCCTTCTTCACCAGA gaCGGCCTGCACGATGAGATGTCGACGTATGCCGACGAGGTTTTCGAAACCCAATCAGAAGCCGCCCTCAAACACGTGGATGAGAGCGAGCTCACAGGAAGTGCGCTGGATAAGAATGAACTGGAGCGGAGTCACCTGATGCT GCCTTTGGAGCGAGGCTGGCGCAAGACGAAAGACAGCTCTCTGGTCCAACCTAAACCGCGTCTGAAGCAGGAGGTGGTCAGCATCAACAGCCACCAGCAGCGGGGACAGCGCATCGCGTTACCCGTTAAGAAGCTCTTTGCCCGAGAGAAGAGGCCGTACGGACTCGGCATGGTCGGCCGCCTCACCAACCGGACGTACCGCAAGCGCATCGACAGCTTTGTCAAACGGCAGCTTGAGGACATGGATGATCACAG GCCTATCTTCACATACTGGATCACGTTTGTCCATTTGCTCATCACTATTCTGGCTGTGGCTATCTACGGCATTGCTCCAGTGGGCTTTTCCCAACATGAAACTGTGGATTCT GTGTTGAGGAACAAAGGAGTTTATGAAAACGTGAGGTTTGTGCAACAACAGAACTTCTGGGTCGGTCCAAGCTCA GAGGCACTGATCCACCTGGGGGCCAAGTTTTCCCCGTGCATGCGGCAAGACGAAGAGATCCAGAAACTGATCCGGGAGAAGAGAGTGCGAGAGCGGGAGTCCGGCTGCTGTGTGAGGAACGATCGCTCCGGGTGCCTGCAGACGTTACAAGAGGAGTGTTCG AGTACGCTGGCAGTGTGGGTGAAGTGGCCTCAGCACACGAGTGCTCCGTCTGTGAACGGTGAACTACGGCAGCACGGTGCAGTCTGCCATCAGGACCCCAG aattTGCCTGGAGCCTGCCTCGGTTACACCTCATGAGTGGCCGGATGACATCACCAAGTGGCCG GTTTGTACAAGGTACAACTCTGGGAACCACACCAACCTTCCCCACATAGACTGCACGATCACAGGCCGGCCCTGTTGCATCGGAACCAAAGGGCG ATGTGAAATCACTTCCAGAGAATACTGTGAATTTATGCGAGGATACTTCCATGAGGAGGCGACTCTCTGCTCACAG GTTGCCTGTATGGATGATGTGTGTGGTCTGCTGCCTTTTCTCAACCCAGAGATCCCAGACCAGTTCTCCAGACTCTGGCTGTCTCTCTTCCTTCATGCTGG GATCCTGCACTGCCTGGTGTCGGTGTTGTTCCAGATGACCGTGCTGAGGGACATAGAGAAGCTGGCCGGCTGGCTGAGGATCTCCATCATCTACATGCTGAGCGGCGTCACTGGCAACTTGGCCTCAGCCATCTTCCTGCCGTACAGAGCAGAG GTGGGTCCTGCAGGCAGCCAGTTTGGTATCCTGGCCTGTCTGTTTGTGGAGCTGTTTCAGAGCTGGCAGATCCTGGAGAGACCGTGGTGGGCGTTCGCGAAGCTGCTGGCCATCtcggtcttcttcttctccttcggTCTGCTCCCGTGGATCGACAACTTTGCTCACATCTGCGGCTTTGTGTCGGGGTTCTTCCTCTCCTTCGCGTTCTTGCCGTACATCAG TTTCGGGCGATCAGATATGTACCGTAAGCGGGTCCAGATCTGCGTCTTCTTGCTGGtcttcctggctctgctggCGGCTCTGGCCGTGCTCTTCTACGTTTACCCCGTGAAGTGCGAGTGGTGCGAGTATCTCACGTGCATCCCCATCACCGACAAGTTCTGTGAGAAGTACGACTTAAACGCTCACCTCCTCTGA
- the LOC131448977 gene encoding inactive rhomboid protein 1-like isoform X2 has translation MDEPGSRNSSLQRKKPPWLKLDIPTIQLTPDDSSTHLQPVKRLRSVSMPGENPQSRIAALETSNNYLRPPLERQPSFTQSIRSEKRVRFKRVNTVPPKGQRSPRRVSTIRRRSCIPKILTRRRSSIPKQIIRGTADWFGVSKDSDSTQRWRRKSLQHCGHLYGGLKPQIVDPLARGRAFRMVEEVDGVGVPHTPITPGTASLCSFSSSRSALNRLPRRRKRESVAVMSLKAAAALMKGRTLGDAAAGRQRRRSFMPPSFFEDDTVDFSDDLDTSFFTRDGLHDEMSTYADEVFETQSEAALKHVDESELTGSALDKNELERSHLMLPLERGWRKTKDSSLVQPKPRLKQEVVSINSHQQRGQRIALPVKKLFAREKRPYGLGMVGRLTNRTYRKRIDSFVKRQLEDMDDHRPIFTYWITFVHLLITILAVAIYGIAPVGFSQHETVDSVLRNKGVYENVRFVQQQNFWVGPSSEALIHLGAKFSPCMRQDEEIQKLIREKRVRERESGCCVRNDRSGCLQTLQEECSSTLAVWVKWPQHTSAPSVNGELRQHGAVCHQDPRICLEPASVTPHEWPDDITKWPVCTRYNSGNHTNLPHIDCTITGRPCCIGTKGRCEITSREYCEFMRGYFHEEATLCSQVACMDDVCGLLPFLNPEIPDQFSRLWLSLFLHAGILHCLVSVLFQMTVLRDIEKLAGWLRISIIYMLSGVTGNLASAIFLPYRAEVGPAGSQFGILACLFVELFQSWQILERPWWAFAKLLAISVFFFSFGLLPWIDNFAHICGFVSGFFLSFAFLPYISFGRSDMYRKRVQICVFLLVFLALLAALAVLFYVYPVKCEWCEYLTCIPITDKFCEKYDLNAHLL, from the exons ATGGATGAGCCGggcagcaggaacagcagcctGCAGAGGAAgaagccaccatggctcaaacTGGACATTCCCACCATCCAGCTCACACCGGACGACTCGTCCACACACCTACag ccaGTAAAGCGCCTGCGCAGTGTCAGCATGCCGGGGGAAAACCCTCAGAGCCGCATCGCTGCCTTGGAAACTTCAAATAACTACCTCAGACCTCCACTGGAGAGACAGCCCTCCTTCACGCAGTCTATCAGGAG TGAGAAAAGGGTGCGCTTTAAGCGCGTCAACACCGTTCCACCGAAGGGCCAGAGGAGCCCGAGGAGGGTGTCGACCATTCGAAGGCGGTCCTGCATTCCCAAAATACTGACCCGGCGGCGTTCATCTATACCCAAACAGATTATCAG GGGTACGGCCGACTGGTTTGGGGTGAGCAAAGACAGCGACAGTACCCAgcgatggaggaggaagagcctGCAGCACTGCGGCCACCTGTACGGGGGTCTGAAGCCTCAG ATTGTCGACCCCCTGGCACGGGGTCGTGCCTTCCGCATGGTGGAAGAGGTAGACGGCGTCGGCGTTCCACATACTCCCATCACACCCGGCACCGCCTCCCTCTGCTCCTTTTCAAGCTCCCGCTCGGCTCTCAACCGGTTGCCACGGCGACGCAAGCGGGAGTCTGTCGCTGTCATGAGCCTCAAAGCTGCGGCAGCACTTATGAAG gGTCGGACATTAGGAGACGCCGCCGCAGGGAGACAGCGAAGACGCAGTTTCATGCCGCCTAGTTTCTTTGAAGATGACACTGTGGACTTTTCCGACGATCTGGACACTTCCTTCTTCACCAGA gaCGGCCTGCACGATGAGATGTCGACGTATGCCGACGAGGTTTTCGAAACCCAATCAGAAGCCGCCCTCAAACACGTGGATGAGAGCGAGCTCACAGGAAGTGCGCTGGATAAGAATGAACTGGAGCGGAGTCACCTGATGCT GCCTTTGGAGCGAGGCTGGCGCAAGACGAAAGACAGCTCTCTGGTCCAACCTAAACCGCGTCTGAAGCAGGAGGTGGTCAGCATCAACAGCCACCAGCAGCGGGGACAGCGCATCGCGTTACCCGTTAAGAAGCTCTTTGCCCGAGAGAAGAGGCCGTACGGACTCGGCATGGTCGGCCGCCTCACCAACCGGACGTACCGCAAGCGCATCGACAGCTTTGTCAAACGGCAGCTTGAGGACATGGATGATCACAG GCCTATCTTCACATACTGGATCACGTTTGTCCATTTGCTCATCACTATTCTGGCTGTGGCTATCTACGGCATTGCTCCAGTGGGCTTTTCCCAACATGAAACTGTGGATTCT GTGTTGAGGAACAAAGGAGTTTATGAAAACGTGAGGTTTGTGCAACAACAGAACTTCTGGGTCGGTCCAAGCTCA GAGGCACTGATCCACCTGGGGGCCAAGTTTTCCCCGTGCATGCGGCAAGACGAAGAGATCCAGAAACTGATCCGGGAGAAGAGAGTGCGAGAGCGGGAGTCCGGCTGCTGTGTGAGGAACGATCGCTCCGGGTGCCTGCAGACGTTACAAGAGGAGTGTTCG AGTACGCTGGCAGTGTGGGTGAAGTGGCCTCAGCACACGAGTGCTCCGTCTGTGAACGGTGAACTACGGCAGCACGGTGCAGTCTGCCATCAGGACCCCAG aattTGCCTGGAGCCTGCCTCGGTTACACCTCATGAGTGGCCGGATGACATCACCAAGTGGCCG GTTTGTACAAGGTACAACTCTGGGAACCACACCAACCTTCCCCACATAGACTGCACGATCACAGGCCGGCCCTGTTGCATCGGAACCAAAGGGCG ATGTGAAATCACTTCCAGAGAATACTGTGAATTTATGCGAGGATACTTCCATGAGGAGGCGACTCTCTGCTCACAG GTTGCCTGTATGGATGATGTGTGTGGTCTGCTGCCTTTTCTCAACCCAGAGATCCCAGACCAGTTCTCCAGACTCTGGCTGTCTCTCTTCCTTCATGCTGG GATCCTGCACTGCCTGGTGTCGGTGTTGTTCCAGATGACCGTGCTGAGGGACATAGAGAAGCTGGCCGGCTGGCTGAGGATCTCCATCATCTACATGCTGAGCGGCGTCACTGGCAACTTGGCCTCAGCCATCTTCCTGCCGTACAGAGCAGAG GTGGGTCCTGCAGGCAGCCAGTTTGGTATCCTGGCCTGTCTGTTTGTGGAGCTGTTTCAGAGCTGGCAGATCCTGGAGAGACCGTGGTGGGCGTTCGCGAAGCTGCTGGCCATCtcggtcttcttcttctccttcggTCTGCTCCCGTGGATCGACAACTTTGCTCACATCTGCGGCTTTGTGTCGGGGTTCTTCCTCTCCTTCGCGTTCTTGCCGTACATCAG TTTCGGGCGATCAGATATGTACCGTAAGCGGGTCCAGATCTGCGTCTTCTTGCTGGtcttcctggctctgctggCGGCTCTGGCCGTGCTCTTCTACGTTTACCCCGTGAAGTGCGAGTGGTGCGAGTATCTCACGTGCATCCCCATCACCGACAAGTTCTGTGAGAAGTACGACTTAAACGCTCACCTCCTCTGA
- the LOC131448977 gene encoding inactive rhomboid protein 1-like isoform X4 — translation MDEPGSRNSSLQRKKPPWLKLDIPTIQLTPDDSSTHLQPVKRLRSVSMPGENPQSRIAALETSNNYLRPPLERQPSFTQSIRSEKRVRFKRVNTVPPKGQRSPRRVSTIRRRSCIPKILTRRRSSIPKQIIRGTADWFGVSKDSDSTQRWRRKSLQHCGHLYGGLKPQVMREMELQSQDNLSLASTETPPPLYLPPHHPSHHHCGMQRGRTLGDAAAGRQRRRSFMPPSFFEDDTVDFSDDLDTSFFTRDGLHDEMSTYADEVFETQSEAALKHVDESELTGSALDKNELERSHLMLPLERGWRKTKDSSLVQPKPRLKQEVVSINSHQQRGQRIALPVKKLFAREKRPYGLGMVGRLTNRTYRKRIDSFVKRQLEDMDDHRPIFTYWITFVHLLITILAVAIYGIAPVGFSQHETVDSVLRNKGVYENVRFVQQQNFWVGPSSEALIHLGAKFSPCMRQDEEIQKLIREKRVRERESGCCVRNDRSGCLQTLQEECSSTLAVWVKWPQHTSAPSVNGELRQHGAVCHQDPRICLEPASVTPHEWPDDITKWPVCTRYNSGNHTNLPHIDCTITGRPCCIGTKGRCEITSREYCEFMRGYFHEEATLCSQVACMDDVCGLLPFLNPEIPDQFSRLWLSLFLHAGILHCLVSVLFQMTVLRDIEKLAGWLRISIIYMLSGVTGNLASAIFLPYRAEVGPAGSQFGILACLFVELFQSWQILERPWWAFAKLLAISVFFFSFGLLPWIDNFAHICGFVSGFFLSFAFLPYISFGRSDMYRKRVQICVFLLVFLALLAALAVLFYVYPVKCEWCEYLTCIPITDKFCEKYDLNAHLL, via the exons ATGGATGAGCCGggcagcaggaacagcagcctGCAGAGGAAgaagccaccatggctcaaacTGGACATTCCCACCATCCAGCTCACACCGGACGACTCGTCCACACACCTACag ccaGTAAAGCGCCTGCGCAGTGTCAGCATGCCGGGGGAAAACCCTCAGAGCCGCATCGCTGCCTTGGAAACTTCAAATAACTACCTCAGACCTCCACTGGAGAGACAGCCCTCCTTCACGCAGTCTATCAGGAG TGAGAAAAGGGTGCGCTTTAAGCGCGTCAACACCGTTCCACCGAAGGGCCAGAGGAGCCCGAGGAGGGTGTCGACCATTCGAAGGCGGTCCTGCATTCCCAAAATACTGACCCGGCGGCGTTCATCTATACCCAAACAGATTATCAG GGGTACGGCCGACTGGTTTGGGGTGAGCAAAGACAGCGACAGTACCCAgcgatggaggaggaagagcctGCAGCACTGCGGCCACCTGTACGGGGGTCTGAAGCCTCAGGTGATGAGGGAAATGGAGCTGCAGAGTCAGGACAACCTCTCCCTGGCCAGCACTGAGACCCCTCCTCCCCTTTACCTCCCACCCCACCACCCCAGTCACCACCACTGTGGCATGCAGAGG gGTCGGACATTAGGAGACGCCGCCGCAGGGAGACAGCGAAGACGCAGTTTCATGCCGCCTAGTTTCTTTGAAGATGACACTGTGGACTTTTCCGACGATCTGGACACTTCCTTCTTCACCAGA gaCGGCCTGCACGATGAGATGTCGACGTATGCCGACGAGGTTTTCGAAACCCAATCAGAAGCCGCCCTCAAACACGTGGATGAGAGCGAGCTCACAGGAAGTGCGCTGGATAAGAATGAACTGGAGCGGAGTCACCTGATGCT GCCTTTGGAGCGAGGCTGGCGCAAGACGAAAGACAGCTCTCTGGTCCAACCTAAACCGCGTCTGAAGCAGGAGGTGGTCAGCATCAACAGCCACCAGCAGCGGGGACAGCGCATCGCGTTACCCGTTAAGAAGCTCTTTGCCCGAGAGAAGAGGCCGTACGGACTCGGCATGGTCGGCCGCCTCACCAACCGGACGTACCGCAAGCGCATCGACAGCTTTGTCAAACGGCAGCTTGAGGACATGGATGATCACAG GCCTATCTTCACATACTGGATCACGTTTGTCCATTTGCTCATCACTATTCTGGCTGTGGCTATCTACGGCATTGCTCCAGTGGGCTTTTCCCAACATGAAACTGTGGATTCT GTGTTGAGGAACAAAGGAGTTTATGAAAACGTGAGGTTTGTGCAACAACAGAACTTCTGGGTCGGTCCAAGCTCA GAGGCACTGATCCACCTGGGGGCCAAGTTTTCCCCGTGCATGCGGCAAGACGAAGAGATCCAGAAACTGATCCGGGAGAAGAGAGTGCGAGAGCGGGAGTCCGGCTGCTGTGTGAGGAACGATCGCTCCGGGTGCCTGCAGACGTTACAAGAGGAGTGTTCG AGTACGCTGGCAGTGTGGGTGAAGTGGCCTCAGCACACGAGTGCTCCGTCTGTGAACGGTGAACTACGGCAGCACGGTGCAGTCTGCCATCAGGACCCCAG aattTGCCTGGAGCCTGCCTCGGTTACACCTCATGAGTGGCCGGATGACATCACCAAGTGGCCG GTTTGTACAAGGTACAACTCTGGGAACCACACCAACCTTCCCCACATAGACTGCACGATCACAGGCCGGCCCTGTTGCATCGGAACCAAAGGGCG ATGTGAAATCACTTCCAGAGAATACTGTGAATTTATGCGAGGATACTTCCATGAGGAGGCGACTCTCTGCTCACAG GTTGCCTGTATGGATGATGTGTGTGGTCTGCTGCCTTTTCTCAACCCAGAGATCCCAGACCAGTTCTCCAGACTCTGGCTGTCTCTCTTCCTTCATGCTGG GATCCTGCACTGCCTGGTGTCGGTGTTGTTCCAGATGACCGTGCTGAGGGACATAGAGAAGCTGGCCGGCTGGCTGAGGATCTCCATCATCTACATGCTGAGCGGCGTCACTGGCAACTTGGCCTCAGCCATCTTCCTGCCGTACAGAGCAGAG GTGGGTCCTGCAGGCAGCCAGTTTGGTATCCTGGCCTGTCTGTTTGTGGAGCTGTTTCAGAGCTGGCAGATCCTGGAGAGACCGTGGTGGGCGTTCGCGAAGCTGCTGGCCATCtcggtcttcttcttctccttcggTCTGCTCCCGTGGATCGACAACTTTGCTCACATCTGCGGCTTTGTGTCGGGGTTCTTCCTCTCCTTCGCGTTCTTGCCGTACATCAG TTTCGGGCGATCAGATATGTACCGTAAGCGGGTCCAGATCTGCGTCTTCTTGCTGGtcttcctggctctgctggCGGCTCTGGCCGTGCTCTTCTACGTTTACCCCGTGAAGTGCGAGTGGTGCGAGTATCTCACGTGCATCCCCATCACCGACAAGTTCTGTGAGAAGTACGACTTAAACGCTCACCTCCTCTGA